gtttttgcgAACGAGGCTGctgattttgtttttagcttGTCTTTTTCGTATTTGTCAAAATATTACTACTAAAACTACATGCAAAAATAGGTGACTAAAGcatatacaaaacaaataacaaattttcaatcAGGGTCTTTAAAATTAACACACTAACGTTGATAAGCTTACTCGTTCACAATACAAAATCGATACCcaattttataacatatttaaaactCCTACAGAGAGAGGTGTTgatttatacaaataaaatagCTAATGCATGTATCTATTGCCGGAATTCTATGCAAGTCAAGAAGAACTCAATCATGATGTAACTTGTAGAGTAATACCAAAGAAAAGAAGTTCAAATGTTTATACCTTAAAACAATCAACTAATCGGTGAAGGGACGAATAAAGAGTTCGTAATACAACATACTCAAAAATGAATCAGAAGTCGTATTACGTTTAAGGGAAATCATTGGCttctaataattatgtttttattccgCCGTTTAAGATATTTTCAATTGTTTCTATAGTACTAGTATTCAATGATCTTGGTCATTTTTTAACTACTAATATGtcttttttcatgtaaaactacggttttcaaaaatatttaatcatattcTATTCAATATATGGtgaattttattcatgtaaGGGATGTAAGACTGGAGTGCAATGTCATACTTTACATTTTAGATATGATGTTTGTAGCAAAAACCTagcatttttaatgataataaaaaaatcattttttttctttgaaatgtaaatGCTTTGCTTTATATTTATACAGAACTCTTCTTTGTAAGGAAATTGATATAGTGTATAAATGGCCACAACAACCCAGCGCTTTTCAATCAAATCACATTTCTAAATCGAAATAAACGGCATTTGAAATTTAATCatatcattttcttattttagtTTTAAGGTATTACTGCCAATTAAAGGAGGCTTGGTGTTGAACAAATTacctaaattgttaaatttttaattttttttttggcataaagaaattaaaactctttttattttagcttttaagtttaaatactagtatgttcatgtatttaaatacagaGCTTTCCATCATAATGTCCACGCCAATCCGTCCCTTAATTAGCCACTCCCAAAGTATTCCTTGTTCATCAATAGATGCATACTCCTCCAACTGCACATGTTTTATTGGCAGAATCAAACAAGGTGCCATTAGGACATTTCACTGCGAAAGCTATTCCATTGTCGCATTTATAATATGCATCGCATCGCTCTTTATATTGGTAATTTCCGTTCGTTTCTCCGTTGCATGATGGAAGTAAACCGTATGGATTATACTCTTTTGGGACAGCAAAAATACCTACACATTGTCCTTTATAAGGAAAGGCTGTTGGCCCCCATACTTTGTCGGATGGACATCGTCCTGTTTCTATAGTTCTGTTGTCCTTACAAATCATATAATATGGGGAAAATCTTTTTTCAGGTTGTGGCCATAAACCGTCTTCTTTGTCCTCGCATTTTGGATACTCTAATTCACAGGGATAGCAACGCGAGCTTTTACATTGTAGCCTATAGTATCGAcctataaataatatattcaattataatacatattaagGTAATTATTACATTATCAATAATAGAAAAATCACATTAGGTAAACGATATAAGAAGtcattgtttgtttaaaaagttaGCCCGCTGATAAAACCTAtctcttaatacatgtatgttaaccaTAAAAATCCATTACCTCACATGGAATGTAATGCACTAGTTTGCTTTgcaagctacatgtattacatatcgactttaaagtatagtggcataagttatttttttatgaaatatgtaGACATGCAagctaaatattttaacatgcaatatagttatgtcaacatgcaacataactatgttgacatacatgaaaattgcaatcaaatagctataaaaatctaaaaaaaaatctcaaatatcgccaacattaGTTGAAATCCAAGATACTAGATGCTACTTTTTTTTGTCGACATTCAACTTATCTATGTTAACATGCGAGATACAATATGTACGTATGTAAACATGCATGTTGACATgcgcgagataaatatgttgacatgcaacttataagttgcatatCAACATACCTAAGATGCACATCGACATAGATATATTGAATTGTTTGTCAACATACATGTGCatgcagagatatgccaccattaTAATAAACCacaaatgacaaattaaataaaaagagaaGCAAACCATTTAGACACAAAGGAATTTTAAGATAACGCAATAAAATATATTcgaatttaaaaacattgtaTACTTACATTCCCATGTTGGTGAATATCTAGTTCCGCAATTTGTTTTAGTATAATGTTCACACTGAAGAGTTTCGTCAGAAAACATCAAAGGATAATGACACTCGTATTTATACTGAGAGGGCCAATTATTGTACATGCCGGTAAATGCAGGATCCTCTCCAGAACAGTTGTAATATCTGTGACAATCCTCTGGACTTCTGATTATCAAGTCTGGGTATCGAGTACATATTTCATCTATTGTCCTATCTgagtaaaaattaatgaattaaaagtaaaataacttaaaaaggcaGTAAAAGACACGCATTGAAAGGCTCACTCACAGCCTATTGAAATACGCATATAATAGCCAATTGGGGACAACATTTCAAATCAGTATGAATTGATTTATACGAAAAAAGCGTGCATGGGTGTTCAATTTGTTCTAACTTCATGGGTCGTTGGTTCAAGATACAACGGTATGTACCGGTCTTATTTAATTAGTGAACTTTAAATAATGCAATTAAATGATCTTAATTTTCTCTGCCTATTTCTATCATTAAAGCAGTTTtaatatatactttaaaaaattaaaaacttaccATTTAGAAATTGTCCTGTGCTATACATCTTTAGCAAGACCTCGTAAGCAACTGCACGCTGTTCATTCCTTTGCATTTTATACATTGTctcttttaaaagattttctgttttatcaAGTACCGAGAGAAATACAACGTCCCTGCTTCTTCTATTCAAAATGTTGTGCTGCTGGTAATTAGTTTCATACAAAAACTGAGAACAGACGCTCgtcaaatatgtaaaaaagaagcagacagttttaaaattcattttcaaaccGATATGAAAGTATGTCTCCCTCATTTTGCAGTTTAAATTCACTTCGTTGATAGCAATGACGACAATTGTGAAGTGGTACAggtatatttaaatgtattgacttatgaaaagaactttaattcaaaatagTGTTGTATTTACATAAGAAACGAAATATATGCATGTTATGAATATAAGATTAAATAGACAAGCATTTCcttatattcataatttaattttgatacaaTTGATGTTGTCTGaaaatttataacaatatgACACAGTCAAAACTATAACCCtcaaatttttcaatatcactgTGCTAGAAAATAGTCTTAAAAAGGTGCATATATTTCTGTAAATGCATCTCGACGGAGAGTGTATTTAAGTTTAAAAGATTAATCGATAGCAGGTCTTTTTAtactttctttgtatacgtttTTACAACTTGGAATTGCGTCAGACCGAAAGTTTAAACTTGAATCAATACAACCAAA
This genomic window from Crassostrea angulata isolate pt1a10 chromosome 8, ASM2561291v2, whole genome shotgun sequence contains:
- the LOC128158245 gene encoding uncharacterized protein LOC128158245 translates to MRETYFHIGLKMNFKTVCFFFTYLTSVCSQFLYETNYQQHNILNRRSRDVVFLSVLDKTENLLKETMYKMQRNEQRAVAYEVLLKMYSTGQFLNDRTIDEICTRYPDLIIRSPEDCHRYYNCSGEDPAFTGMYNNWPSQYKYECHYPLMFSDETLQCEHYTKTNCGTRYSPTWECRYYRLQCKSSRCYPCELEYPKCEDKEDGLWPQPEKRFSPYYMICKDNRTIETGRCPSDKVWGPTAFPYKGQCVGIFAVPKEYNPYGLLPSCNGETNGNYQYKERCDAYYKCDNGIAFAVKCPNGTLFDSANKTCAVGGVCIY